The segment taaaaaaaaaaacaaaaaaaacaaaacagtttttacatttacaggTCTATTTAGAAAGATATTACAATTCATTCATAATCTCAAGGATTTCACTGAGCACTACAAAGTTAAAACTCATGGTGGTGCTGATGAAAAAGTCGCAGGGCCTCCAGGGTCATATATGCCAATATAATATTGATATTGACTGATATTACtaaattatttcacaaaaaaatagaaGATTTTTATGGCAAGCCATCCAATTTTTATTGAGCTATTTATTCTGGGCTAAAATGGTTGAGCTGTCAAACTGATACTAACACCGATGAAGAGTTAGTCTCTAATAAAGAGAAATTTGGTTACAAACTCCAGGAATACGCTTCAAAATCTGTCCAGGTAACACAGTAAACCTGCTGCATGGGAAATATGCATCTGTACCCACATATGTGCTCGCGTTTGCATTAAACTGGGCACAGCACTGCAGAAGGTCGTTATGCTCCACCACTCAACCAGTTCTTTACACGAATAGACGCATGAATCACTTAAAtcctctgttttcttcctctagCTGAAGCCAGCATCAGGTATAAACGATGAGCTGCAGAATGGATGACGGTGACTCGATGTTGGAAAACGCAAGTGACTTATCTACTGCAGCACAACAGATGAACAGTGACCTGTTCCACCATGTTGCTCCCAGTGCTGACTGTCATCTCTATGTCATAGTAAAGCGTATTAAACCACGAAAGAGCGGGTGGAACAGTGTGAATTTGGGCTGATGCAGGATCTGATGCTCATTCACACACTTCAAAAAGTGCTGCATAGTTATGTAAAATCCACTCTTATGACCAGGTATACACTCCTTTgatagattgattgataaatCGCTGTCATATAGTAACAGTGAATAGGCCTCAAACACTGCATATCTTTATGCTGTTTTTATGATAttcatacaataaaaaaaacaacacaataccATACAATACTATTTGAGAGAGAGCATGCAATgtccagaaaaataaattccttttttgtaaataaagtgTGGTGTGATTCATTAATGACACTGCAGTTAAAATCATGTTTGTCAAtactgttgatttttttttttttttcattttaatttttcatctttgattttttaaattttgctcACTTTCATTTGAAACATCAGATATTTGTTCACCAACTGgttttgtaatttgtattttttggtaCATATGAGCACAGCAACACTTTGGTGCACACATGATGAATGTGGGTTTATCATTATTAAGTTACCAGTTTAGTCACTACACAGGATTTATTTTTGAGTGTGAATAGTAAATGTAAATCTTTTGTCATATAACTTTAACTTGACTGAAGCATTTTGgtttcttttaatttaaaatgatatgTTCTGGGCTTAAACATTcatccatcattcattcattcattcattcattcattcattaatcttctaccacttaGAGCTACTGTGCATTTATTGACCATGCAATGTGCTCAGTGTTCAGTACAATTTAACACAATCTGGCAGATTATCTTCTAGGACGTCTTCTACTTAAATGTCTTCATAAAGTAATGTGAGCATATCCTGCTCATATTgacatggaaagaaaagaaacaggtgGATATTCAGAAACTCTAAATGAAGTAGGCCCTGCTGGATgattcagaggaaacagaagacAGATGAGCATTTACTATCTGTAGGACATCAACATTCAGAAAGAATAATCTTTACAGTTGCCACTATTTAGATTGTAGAATAGTCCCCTTTCCACACTCCAGTCCAGTCGGTGGCGCTAATGGCTCCCAAAGCTGGTTTCCCCGAAAAAGGAAGAACTTAACGCGTTTTCTAACGTCAACCGAAGTGTGTCCTGCGCCGCTTCCCGTAGTTGCCGGGCACTGGAGGTCGGGCATGCTCACCGAACATCGATTGCGAAATGCTAAGAGGAAAGCGCCAAAAAAGAGCGTGATTGATATGAAATTACAGACACATGCGCGGCGGACGGCTTCCTAAATTGTATTTCTGGCCAGTGGAGAGGTGGCAAGAGGAGGCGGAAGTTCACCGAGAGGACGAAGGAGCGTCCACCGACTGTCCGTCCGTTTTGTCCTACAAAGGCGCCGGGAGTTTGACAGCGGCAGGACGCGAGTGCGCAGGCCCGACGGTTAGTTCGGTAAACTGAGGACTGCATGACACGATAAAGACTCGTCCCTTCTCTGGAGAGCACACCCAGCCCCGAAGATGAGGAAGGACGTGAGGATACTACTCGTTGGGGAACGTAAGTAGGAAAGTGTCTCAAATCCCGACAGAGTTGAGTCATTGGGTcagtgagaggggagagagctaatgctaatgctaacgctagGAGGCGAAGTGATTGAACTGTGAGGATATTCGAGGAGAAGTCATTTACAGGACAGAAGGTTTTGGTGCTTTGGGTGTCTGCTGCTGGTACTCAGTTAAGGATAAGTCACCTGGTCCGTAATGGCTGAATTATATCTGATAGATGTTTGCATGTGCTGTCATGTCCAAACACTCCCTATTATCTACAATAAGCAGACACCATCTTCAGGATGAAACGActtttacacacaaatgaaacaattcCCTGCTTTAGTGAGAGGCATTTTGAAGTTGGTATTCATTGCAGTGCACTTTAAAATCGTATAATGATGAAAATCTATAATAAGATTAATAAAGAACGAGTGTAAATGGTAATATCGaagtttattttatcatttagtttaaaatgtgtgtaaagaTCTGCAGCATGGATTCACTTGTCAGTTGTTTTCACAATTAAAAGTCAGATTAAAAAGAGGATGTAATTTCCCACATCCACATTTTCTACAAATTAGCGGTGATGCATTCAACTTCTATATCAATATCAAAAAACTCAGTAGTATTCAGGATGCTTTCCCGAAAcctaaacaaaaagaagaaatccatTAAATGTGGGAATTGACatatttgacttattttataaaaaaaaaaacaacttaaatgcTTAATCTATTATTAAAACAGTTTCTCCTTAAATTTCCAATGGATGAACTAGATGTAATTTATTTAAGAGTTTGTGATCATcagaccctttttttttttttttccataaaggcaaaaaaatcccagcctgtctgtctttcgttttgtatatttgtgttcaaatcacaTCTGTCAGAAGGACTATTTATATTTCACTTGTGACTATACAGGATAGCCTACATTAGGTGAGTTGCTTGCTGAGACAGGTGCAGCCAAACTGCTACGTGCAGACCTCAGTGTTGTCAGTACAGTGAGCTATGTCAGGGGGCTCGGCTGTCATATTTCAACCCCCAAGCTCATAGAAGTGTGAACTACAGTGCATATAAGAAAAAAGCCTGTTCTGAATTCAGAATTTTCAAGGTTTTGTTTGACCATCAGTCCTAAATCCAAACATATTCAATTTACCTATCTTAtatcttggaaaaaaaatgtatttttttcccagcttcAACAAACAAGTGATTCAACCATTTCAAAAGCTTTTATATATTATAGGTTTGACTTTTGCCTTTATAAGGTGAGAGATTGCAATAAATGTAGAAGGGGTTTcgaagtttatgggaaaaatAGGACTGCAGCTGTTGACTGCTTCCATTTGAAATGTATCTTTTTGATTTAGTTTCCACCATAATTTCTTTCTCTAGTTTTTCTTAAAAACTAGCAAAACAGATAACTTAATCATCAAAAggtttttatgttatttatgatgtaaatatttaataatgaatTTGTTCAGTTGTAATTTGATTTACCTAATTCATCACTGTGGTATATTGCTGTTTCGGGAACTCACTATGCTTAGGTAGGGAGATATGTCGGGTAATTACTGAAATAGTAAGCTGAAAAATAGCTTGCACACTGCGGGGCTCCAAGTGTCACTAATTTAATGCAACAATATCCCAATGATGTTTGAAGCTCCTCTGGAGGCTCATaatgtttgcttgtgttttggCTGAAGATAACGTGCAAATCTATTTTGTCACTTATGAACTTAAACAATTGCTTTCTGATTGCATTGTTTCCACTTGCAACAAAAGAAATCATAGATATTATAGGGAAATATATCACCGGATTAATGTACTGCATGCATAATTGCACACCACATTATTCTATTATATTGTGACTTTGTTCTGTCCTGGAGTTTACTGGGTGTTAGTTTGAGACTTGTGACGTTTGTTGGCTGCtcttcactctgctcagctgctcCTTGCTGTTCTTTGTCACTTAACACCTTACTCAGACCTCTCCATTAAAAAGTGCGAGAGGTCACATTTTAATAACTCCTGGTCTTCAAAGGACTTTTTTTCCCAGTGCTTTTATAGATGTCACACTTAGCCTTTTAAAGATCAGTGTAATAACAGATTGGGATTGTAAATTGTTTCTGTCCCTGTTTACAGCCAAAGTGGGGAAGACATCACTGATTATGTCTCTGGTCAGTGAAGAGTTTCCTGATGAGGTATGTATTAGATGGTTATCGGTTATCAGACAGATGAGTATATACATTTAGGTTTGACAGTTAATATTGTAGAATTTGCTGACTTCTCTTCAGAAAgacaatttttgaaaataaaagaaatgtgtaaTTTCAATTTAACCTTCTTTGTTCTCAAAAAGATCATTGTCTTCTGCCTTCCAGGTTCCCCTCCGAGCTGAGGAGATCACCATCCCTGCTGACGTCACCCCAGAGAGAGTGCCCACACACATAGTGGACTACTCTggtaaacacacatacacaacatcaTGAcagattatgtttttattattattattattaatttattgatacTGGCTAGACAAAGCCCAGCTCAGGATTTACAGTTCGATTTGGTAACTCTAGGACCTTGTAGCATGTAAAACACTTTACTGATGTGCATTTTcgataattttttttagaagcAGAACAGTCAGATGAGCAGCTGTATCAAGAAATATCCAAGGTTGGTTTGACTTGATTCTTAATAATTTGGTCACACATTGTGTGTATCATTTAAAGTCTCATCTGCATCCCAAGATAATATTGCTATTTGTTTCTATAGGCAAATGTTATCTGCATAGTTTATTCAGTCAACAACAAGAAGTCAATTGAAAAGGTGAGAATAATTCTGCAGTAAGTGCAGCATTTGAAGCAGGACCTTCCATGTACCTTTCACCATAATTGGTGTTCATAGAGTATTTTTCCCATCTACAAAGTTTGATGCTGTGCTTTCTTTGTCAAGGTGACAAGCCACTGGATTCCCCTTATCAATGACAGAACGGACAAAGACAGCAGGTATGTTCATGCTGTCCtaaaagttgtgtgtttgtggctggtGGCACTGTGTCTGCAGTCTTCTTTGCATGTTAAAATGATGTAACGTACATTGTCTGAACTGACATTTACTGGCTTTCGGATGTCTGGTGCATTATCTTATTGTTTTTGCAAACAACGTTTTTCCAGGCAGAACTGATGGTGATTTTATTCTCAGTTGAGttttcagagctgcagaatcaaattacaaactgaattCAAATAAGCTAGAAGGTTAGGATTCAGCTCATTAAATGATTGACCATTAAAATGAATTGTAGGTTAACAGTATGACATACTGTGTGAGATATAGTCATTAGTTCTGTTGTTGCCTCTGATAATGAATATTAACAAGAATGATCTTATTTGTTGTATATtaattttctgcagttttttttctgctaattGTCAGCTCTTTAATGTagttctacattttttttttttttttttttttttactgaatattAGGGTACCACTGATCCTTGTGGGGAACAAGTCAGACCTGGTGGAGCACAGCAGCATGGAGACCATTCTGCCAATCATGAATCAATATCAGGATATTGAGACCTGTGTAGAGGTGAgagatcaacacacacacattcagagctGTTAAATGAGATGAAGCATTTGAGTGCAGTGAAGTGGACTTTAGTCCAGCTCCTGACTCCACTTACACTCTGAGCCAGTATCAGATTTATATTACAATCATTGAGCTCCAAGGCCAAGACCTGGTGACTGATAGACTGCGAGTATGTTGAGAGGCATGGCTGTCTTTCAAGATGCTGGCGTCTGTCTGCAGCACCATTCAATTCAAATTTCCCTCTGTTGGCTGAGGCGGCTCAGTCCCCCATTCCTCAGCTGGATTAGTTACAGGGTTAAAAGAGGGACATGAGGAGGACGTGAGAGAAGGCACATACAGGGTAGATGCAGTCTGTGCCAGACAGACAGCTGGTCAGAGTCAGACTCGCTGTCAGACCAGTCGGACTGTTTTGCTGCCAGCTCATTGTTTGCTTTTGGCCAGAATTTGATTTTACACCTTCCTCCTCTGAGTTATTTATTCCTTCATCAGTTGTGAAAGAAGTATTGAAATTTTATTGTGAATAAAAGTAGTTGTGTAAGTACATAGAAttaccttttgttttcttacatttatttcctgttggAAATAAAGtatcttaaaattaaaatagttaAACATGTAAATGTGCTCCAATCTCATGGGATGTTATGAAGTGAAATtaattagaaacaaaaatagTAGAACCtggtaaataattaaattatgcagaaatgaatagattttttttttttggttctttggCTTTTACACATATGTGCTCCTTGTTTCCTCAGTGCTCTGCCAAAAACCTGAAGAACATCTCTGAGCTCTTTTATTACGCCCAGAAGGCTGTTCTACACCCAACAGGACCCCTCTACTGCccagaggagaaggaggtgagCTTTATACAGTAGATAACTCGTCACAGTAGGCAAAGAAAAGATGTTATAAGTAACTTGGATGAGAGCAAGATTCTTGTTGAATGTCCCAGTGAGTCATGACAGTGTGATAGTGAGTCAGCATGTACAATAGACTTTTCTCTAAGCAGATATAGCAAATAAAGACAGCTCTGGTACTAGACTGGCATGTAATATTAGAGGTATAAATTCCTTCAGTCAGTAGAAAGCTGGATCTGTAAAGTTTTCTGCCATGATTTAAATTGAATAAAGTAAGTATTTCTTTTGTATTACAGCTGAAGCCTTCTTGCATTAAGGCTTTAACTAGAATCTTTAAAGTGTCAGATCTGGACAATGATGGCATCCTCAATGACAATGAACTCAACTTCTTCcaggtattttttttctgcttcactgtGAACATCTTTTTGTGAAAACTTTCATTAAGCATTGTGACATAATGTAAGGGGAAATGGAGAGACTGGTTTGGAGACGCTGATGTAGACATCATGCAAATCTGAAAAGATATTAACAGCTTTTTAATGGTTACTGCCTGTGAAGCTTCCTTTGGGTAAATACGTTGCTGGTCGTGTTTTTGTACATAGAGAACATGTTTCAATACACCACTGGCACCTCAGGCCTTAGAGGATGTAAAGAACGTCGTCAGGAGAAACATGACAGATGGAGTAAAAGACAACGGACTCACACTCAAAGGTCAGTCACGTCTCCTCgtttttgttctctctcctcctgtccacCCAACCGGCTCTCTTTTCTGCTTGTCTTCTGTGGCCTCTTCTTTTATAATGGTGAAAATCATAGTCATGTATTCATGTTGGCTCTTTATTGCAGGCTTCCTGTTTCTGCACACCCTCTTCATACAGCGAGGTCGACACGAAACCACCTGGACTGTGCTGAGGAGGTTTGGTTATGACGACGATCTGGAACTTACACAAGAGTATCTGTTCCCTATGTAAGTTCAGATTCAAAGATAATTATTTGAAATCCATTTGAAATCCTTCAATTTTTGCCTATTTAACAAGACTCTTGGCCATTAAAAGATAATTAATTATCAATCCAAATTTACAATACAACATGTTTGACATGTCACAGCGCACTGTAAGCTTTCTGTGATCATTGAACTCAGCATCACAAATTCCACTCAGTGCTTCAGGCCTGTCTGTtaaatgtgacagttttttttccccctaggATAAAGATCCCTGCAGACTGCACCACAGAGCTTAATCACAATGCTTACCTATTCCTCCAGAGTGTGTTTGACAAGCATGACAAAGTGAGTGGTTTGACCTCTTGTCATTCATGCGGTTTATATTTTTCATGGATGATCACTTCTGTGCTCAAgtatttgaaacattttgtctctttttgctAATTCTGTCACCTATCACCTACATTTCAGCCTTAGTTAAATTTTTGTTGGTTTCTGATCACTTTGCATGATCCAGGACAGAGATTGTGCGTTGTCGCCAGAAGAGGTAAAGGACTTGTTCAAAGTTTTTCCATACATGCCATGGGGTCCGGATGTCAACAACACAGTCTGCACTAACGATCAAGGATGGATCACATATCAGGGATACCTCTCGCAGTGGACGTGAGTGTAGAAACAATTTTTATGCATACTCGCATACCTATTTTAGTTTCATACAGCGCAAGTACATTCAGTCTAGGACAGACATTGTTTTTCTAAACACTGAACATCTAACCCATGTAAATGTAAAGCAAATGCCTCTGGACTCTTCATGacttctgttgttttctgttgtagGTTAACAACATATCTGGATGTACAGCGTAGTTTAGAATATTTAGGGTACCTGGGCTACTCCATCATCTATGAACAGGAGTCCCAAGCAGCGGCCATTACAGGTAAGGCATTCAGATGTTTTGTCACTTGTAGAAGTTTGTCGATTGTCTTATAGAAATAAGTGGTGGACAGATGAAAGTAGCACTGATCACTGTATTACTTTTGCTTCTGTCATGTATTTAAACTTTGTTGGTGTTGTATCAATTATTGCATAGTGCATGAACATTACTGAATGGTTCCATTGTTCGTGGTATATTCTTTGCTCTTTCAGTGACGCGTAACAAGCGTATCGATCTGCAGAAGAAACAGACGCAGCGCAGCGTCTTTCGCTGCAACGTCTTGGGGGCACGGGGCAGCGGGAAGAGCGGCTTTCTTCAAGCTTTCCTTGGAAGAAATCTGCAGGTTGGTGAAACTCAGCAATTACTTCTTGGATTTTCATGCAGAAATTTGGAAGATTTTAGTGCAGTAAAAGACATTCAGTGGTTTCCCGAGACAAATTTTAACTGAATTTAAGATGCTTGGGAATCTTCACATTggaaaaaacatggaaaaatcCTTGAATGGTGTTTGTTAttgacctttatttatttttcacctcaGCGACAGAAGAGGATCAGAGAAGACCACAAGTCCCTGTATGCCATCAGCACAACCTACGTTTATGGCCAGGAGAAGTACCTGCTAGTAAGAGACATTCATTCAGAAGAATCATTGTATTGTCTGTCCTTTGGAATACTGATATAAAATCTTATTGTGTCACACTTCACCATTTAGTGGTACGCTGTGCAATGTTAATCCGTCCATCTGtacctctttttcttttccctgttttGTCTACGCACTAAAAGCTCAATGAGGTGATGCCAGATTTTGACTTTCTGTCAGAGGCCGACTTGGCCTGTGATGTAGTCTGCCTGGTGTACGACGTCAACAATCCACGCTCTTTTGAATACTGTGCCAAAGTGTACAAGGTTTGAAAATGACAAGTTCAAAGCACAAAAATGTTCATCAGACTGTGTAAATATAGTGATAACATTAAATACTTGTGTTTGGCAGCAATACTTAATTGACAGCAAGACGCCCTGTGTGGTGATTGCTGCCAAATTGGACCTGCACGAAGTACGGCAGCACTACAGCCTTTCACCGCACGAGTTTTGCCGCAAGCATAAGCTCCACCCACCCCAGCCATTCACGTGCAACACAACAGAGACACCCAGCAAAGACATCTACACAAGACTCACTACCATGGCCATGTATCCGTGAGTATTAGACATTTCTGGCTTTGTCCTTTTAGTTCTGCATCCTTATCTACTTTGCCTAAATTTCCCGTGTGCCTCCGCTTTTACCTTTTTCCTGGATGTTTGTGTCAGAACAGGCAGTGAAATGTTGCCCTTGAGTATATTTTGGGATCAGCCACTGACTGCACATAGTAGAAAACAACTTCCTCACTGCTCTACCTAACCCCAAAACTctactctgtgtgtgagtgtgtgagtgtgtgagtgtgtgagtgtgtgagtgagagagagaaatccaTTGATGTCAATCCAAACCCAGCAGATGCCTTCTCCCCCCCAAAACTCTGTGATCAGAGTaagaagggttagggtcagtGAGATGTGGCCAATGAAATCCTGTTTAGATGCTAATGCGTTATGTTCATCAGCTGGTTATCATTGATACGTTGGTCAGACACAAAAACTGATTTTGAGAGAGTTTGCTGATTGTTCTCAAAATTTTCCCTCTGTTGTTGACCTCCTGTCTTTGTAGTTTACCTCTCTTTTTGCTTCCTTGTGCTTTTCCTGTAAGCTTCATCTGCAGTTCATCATAGATGTTTGCTTGTCAGTGCTTGATTGATGTTTGACTAAAATAAGAGCTGAGGAGGTAGTCTTATAGGTTTCAGCTCAGAAGTAGGTCCCACTTTAATCCAGTTTAGTGCTTAAACATGATtgagttactttttttttatcctggcAGTTTtggcctcttcctcctccttctatgtttgtgttttgtggtaCATGTATTTCTATGGTGgtgaatacacacatttttgtgtatCTTTCTGCAGCCATATCCGCCTCCGCTGCATGTGTGCCTGCAACAGGTGCACCTATTGCCTGTGTCAGAACCTCCTCAAGTTGGAGCTGCTGCGCAATATTAGGGCCCAACTCCGCAGGGTCCTTTTCAACAGGTTCATATTCAGAATAAGCTCTAGTGTTTTAACATAGACTCatccctcctgtctgtctctcctcctggagcaggaggagagacagacaggctcCTTTCCACCTAAGCTCTCTAACAGCGGTGATGGTGACAGCCCCTTTGCTTTCCTTCAGTGCTCAGATTCACTCAGCATATCCACTGCGGGGGTATACCTGCTACCTTGAACCATATAGTCTGCCATTAGTATAGAACTAAGCCtgtgttttttgcatttgtgtgctAAGGGTACAACTTAGTGGTTGTGGAtgcttgattttattttatttatttatttatttattttttttgttcagtgctTTTGCGTGCCCCCCACCCTCAATGAATATTTGGAAATCCAGTTGCGCCGTGTCTGTCCTAAGTTTAAGACTATTTAGTTATTGGCTCAGTTGTAATTCATTAGAGAGCCCAGAAAACTTCCCCTCACAATCAGTGAAATGCTGCAGGTAATGCACTTCATTCTGTCAACTCATCAATAGTTGGTCAAAACATAGAAAAATTATCAGTGTAAATTGTTATAAATCGTTTTCATTGtatatttttgcattatttttccTAGCTCTGTGCAATGTGTCACACTTTTAACCCAATGATTGGACACTTTTGTGAATACAGCCTCAGATTTACATGTTGCTTTGTGTCCAAATCAAACGTAAACGAAATTTTATTCCCATTGTCGATACTTCAAGCCATTTGGTCATGCTAGATCTTGGCCTCTGTACAAAGAGCAGGTGGGCTGGCAGGAGCAATCTGACACAGAGTTGTGACCGTGCTGTGCCAGTGACCACATTGGCTGCTAGTAAGGGAGGTaacagtgtgtcagaatgtgtggaAAAGTCATTTACTTGAACAGCATGAAATACTGAGCCGCATACATAAGGAAATATTGTAAAATTAGAATATGTAAAATTTGCTGTTGAATTAATCGGTTGCTTGGATCCAGCATGCTATAATACATCAAATCCTCATTAGGGGGTAATTTAATATCAAGTTTCACTCATGAAGcactggaaaatgaaaaaataaattaagtttcatgcaattaaaattcattttacatttcagatgtGAAATTTCTCGATTACAAGTTAAAAATGACCAATAAGCTTCTCTGTAGAGTAGTGTTGTCCTGCAGTGGATATGCAAACAGTAAATATTGACTAACAAACATGTTGTTTGcatagaagatgaaagaaacacATCCACTTGGTTTGCGTTTCATTCAAGCTGAAAACCTCATTGAActctgcatgtctgcatgtttggCTTGTGATTGAAGTATTAAAATTCTTCCTGCCTTTCGATTTCTTTATGGCACCAGCCTTCATTGATTatcaaaaattaattaattgattatcTATGaagttttcagcctttttttttttgctttctttctttttttccctagTCTTCAATTCACATACCAAAGTCTGCACTCACAGGAGATTATatctatcttttatttatttatttattttttaaacagaaaaatattgcTTTCATTGGGCTTTACACTTTGTGCACACCCCAAATTATAACACATCCATGGCATCTCCTGTGGGTTGGGATTTCATAAATGTCGAAGTCTGATGtctcaaatcaaaatgttttattaatgtttaaattGTTTGCATTACACTGTACCAACTACTCCGtcatttcattctctttttctattttgtatttcctccctctgtgtttctgcttctgctctATAGGTGTCCATACACATGTT is part of the Echeneis naucrates chromosome 8, fEcheNa1.1, whole genome shotgun sequence genome and harbors:
- the rhot1a gene encoding mitochondrial Rho GTPase 1-A isoform X1; the encoded protein is MRKDVRILLVGEPKVGKTSLIMSLVSEEFPDEVPLRAEEITIPADVTPERVPTHIVDYSEAEQSDEQLYQEISKANVICIVYSVNNKKSIEKVTSHWIPLINDRTDKDSRVPLILVGNKSDLVEHSSMETILPIMNQYQDIETCVECSAKNLKNISELFYYAQKAVLHPTGPLYCPEEKELKPSCIKALTRIFKVSDLDNDGILNDNELNFFQRTCFNTPLAPQALEDVKNVVRRNMTDGVKDNGLTLKGFLFLHTLFIQRGRHETTWTVLRRFGYDDDLELTQEYLFPMIKIPADCTTELNHNAYLFLQSVFDKHDKDRDCALSPEEVKDLFKVFPYMPWGPDVNNTVCTNDQGWITYQGYLSQWTLTTYLDVQRSLEYLGYLGYSIIYEQESQAAAITVTRNKRIDLQKKQTQRSVFRCNVLGARGSGKSGFLQAFLGRNLQRQKRIREDHKSLYAISTTYVYGQEKYLLLNEVMPDFDFLSEADLACDVVCLVYDVNNPRSFEYCAKVYKQYLIDSKTPCVVIAAKLDLHEVRQHYSLSPHEFCRKHKLHPPQPFTCNTTETPSKDIYTRLTTMAMYPHIRLRCMCACNRCTYCLCQNLLKLELLRNIRAQLRRVLFNRHMAQADLKNSTFWLRASVGATVFAVLGFAMYRALLKQR
- the rhot1a gene encoding mitochondrial Rho GTPase 1-A isoform X2, giving the protein MRKDVRILLVGEPKVGKTSLIMSLVSEEFPDEVPLRAEEITIPADVTPERVPTHIVDYSEAEQSDEQLYQEISKANVICIVYSVNNKKSIEKVTSHWIPLINDRTDKDSRVPLILVGNKSDLVEHSSMETILPIMNQYQDIETCVECSAKNLKNISELFYYAQKAVLHPTGPLYCPEEKELKPSCIKALTRIFKVSDLDNDGILNDNELNFFQRTCFNTPLAPQALEDVKNVVRRNMTDGVKDNGLTLKGFLFLHTLFIQRGRHETTWTVLRRFGYDDDLELTQEYLFPMIKIPADCTTELNHNAYLFLQSVFDKHDKDRDCALSPEEVKDLFKVFPYMPWGPDVNNTVCTNDQGWITYQGYLSQWTLTTYLDVQRSLEYLGYLGYSIIYEQESQAAAITVTRNKRIDLQKKQTQRSVFRCNVLGARGSGKSGFLQAFLGRNLQRQKRIREDHKSLYAISTTYVYGQEKYLLLNEVMPDFDFLSEADLACDVVCLVYDVNNPRSFEYCAKVYKQYLIDSKTPCVVIAAKLDLHEVRQHYSLSPHEFCRKHKLHPPQPFTCNTTETPSKDIYTRLTTMAMYPHIRLRCMCACNRCTYCLCQNLLKLELLRNIRAQLRRVLFNRAAVWVRV
- the rhot1a gene encoding mitochondrial Rho GTPase 1-A isoform X3 produces the protein MRKDVRILLVGEPKVGKTSLIMSLVSEEFPDEVPLRAEEITIPADVTPERVPTHIVDYSEAEQSDEQLYQEISKANVICIVYSVNNKKSIEKVTSHWIPLINDRTDKDSRVPLILVGNKSDLVEHSSMETILPIMNQYQDIETCVECSAKNLKNISELFYYAQKAVLHPTGPLYCPEEKELKPSCIKALTRIFKVSDLDNDGILNDNELNFFQRTCFNTPLAPQALEDVKNVVRRNMTDGVKDNGLTLKGFLFLHTLFIQRGRHETTWTVLRRFGYDDDLELTQEYLFPMIKIPADCTTELNHNAYLFLQSVFDKHDKDRDCALSPEEVKDLFKVFPYMPWGPDVNNTVCTNDQGWITYQGYLSQWTLTTYLDVQRSLEYLGYLGYSIIYEQESQAAAITVTRNKRIDLQKKQTQRSVFRCNVLGARGSGKSGFLQAFLGRNLQRQKRIREDHKSLYAISTTYVYGQEKYLLLNEVMPDFDFLSEADLACDVVCLVYDVNNPRSFEYCAKVYKQYLIDSKTPCVVIAAKLDLHEVRQHYSLSPHEFCRKHKLHPPQPFTCNTTETPSKDIYTRLTTMAMYPHMAQADLKNSTFWLRASVGATVFAVLGFAMYRALLKQR